CCCACCTTTTCCAAAAGGATTACATCTTAAAATTCTCCAAATAACTAAAAAACTTGCCTTAAAAAAATTGTATTTCTGATACGCTAAAATCGCATATTCCGAACAAGTCGGTGTAAATTTACATTTTCCATGTCCCCAAAGGCCAGAAATATATTTTCTATAGAATTTAATTAATAAAATCATCAATTTTCTCAATTTAAAACCTTCTTTAAAGCATAATTTATAAGTCTTAACAAAGACCTCTCAAGTTCAATGTAATCAATTTCTAAAGTGTTTTTTTTCGGTAAAATTACCATTTCATAACCTAATCCTAAATCACAAACATTAAGTCTTATTATCTCTTTTATTCTTCTCTTAATCAAATTACGTTTATTTGCTTTTCCAAACTTTTTAGTAACGGAAACACCG
Above is a genomic segment from Parvimonas micra containing:
- the yidD gene encoding membrane protein insertion efficiency factor YidD; this encodes MRKLMILLIKFYRKYISGLWGHGKCKFTPTCSEYAILAYQKYNFFKASFLVIWRILRCNPFGKGGYDPLK
- the rnpA gene encoding ribonuclease P protein component is translated as MNKEIRLRKNREFQTVYKRGKNFWNKDFTIFIRPTNRKKVKFGVSVTKKFGKANKRNLIKRRIKEIIRLNVCDLGLGYEMVILPKKNTLEIDYIELERSLLRLINYALKKVLN